The following coding sequences are from one Haploplasma axanthum window:
- a CDS encoding V-type ATP synthase subunit D: MEKQINPTRMELLKLKKKLEVTIRGHKLLKDKQNELISLFIPLLERYKTVRQMVEENLITILKLYKRISVDMHDSDIQRELNVESKNLVVSYQKKLGIDIPVYEYDLNGKNDYSLENTNIYFDILIKNIKSLGMELIKLAEIESQITILVDEVKKSRRRVNAIENIVIEEIKIQIKSINMKLADLERSNTIRAMKSKEIILNKEKK, encoded by the coding sequence ATGGAAAAGCAAATTAATCCAACAAGAATGGAATTATTGAAACTAAAGAAAAAGTTGGAAGTTACTATAAGAGGGCATAAACTTCTTAAAGATAAGCAAAATGAATTAATAAGTCTTTTTATACCTTTGTTAGAAAGATATAAAACTGTTAGACAAATGGTTGAGGAAAACTTAATTACAATTTTGAAACTATATAAGAGAATAAGTGTTGATATGCATGATAGTGATATCCAAAGAGAATTAAATGTTGAAAGTAAGAATCTTGTTGTATCTTATCAAAAAAAATTAGGTATTGATATTCCAGTTTATGAATATGATTTAAATGGAAAAAATGATTACAGTTTGGAAAATACTAATATATATTTTGATATTCTTATTAAAAACATAAAAAGTTTAGGTATGGAATTAATTAAATTAGCGGAAATAGAAAGTCAAATTACTATCTTAGTTGATGAAGTTAAGAAATCAAGACGAAGAGTAAATGCTATCGAGAATATTGTAATTGAAGAAATAAAAATTCAAATTAAATCAATTAATATGAAATTAGCTGATTTAGAGAGAAGTAATACAATAAGAGCGATGAAAAGTAAAGAAATTATTCTTAATAAAGAAAAGAAATGA
- a CDS encoding V-type ATP synthase subunit B, which translates to MIKAYKTIREVVGPLMLVDSLEGVKYDELVKIIEKNGKERLGKVLEVYKDKAVVQLFESSQGLRKDDSRVIFTGESIKLSVSPSILGRKFDGLGRPIDGKNPIIPHKELDINGTPLNPVSRDYPSEFIQTGVSAIDGLNTLVRGQKLPVFSEAGLSHNKLAAQIAKQAKVLNDDSKFAVVFAAIGITFEEANYFINTFEKENTIDRTVMFMNLANDPTIERIATPRMAITAAEYLAYELDMHVLVIMLDITNYAEALREISAARKEVSGRRGYPGYMYTDLASLYERAGKIKGKKGTITQLPILTMPEGDKTHPIPDLTGYITEGQIILSRALYMKGVTPPIDVLPSLSRLKDKGIGKDKTREDHADVMNQLFAAYARGKDARELAMVLGESALSNIDQKYVLFANEFEKKYISQGFNVNRSIEDTLNVGWELLSMLPKTELKRIDKKYIKLYYIED; encoded by the coding sequence GTGATTAAAGCCTATAAAACAATACGCGAAGTTGTCGGCCCTTTAATGCTAGTAGATTCTCTTGAAGGCGTTAAATATGATGAGCTTGTTAAAATAATTGAAAAAAATGGTAAAGAACGATTAGGTAAAGTTTTGGAAGTTTACAAAGATAAAGCTGTTGTACAATTATTCGAAAGTAGTCAAGGATTAAGAAAAGATGATTCAAGAGTTATTTTCACGGGTGAGAGTATTAAACTTTCAGTATCCCCATCAATACTAGGCAGAAAATTTGATGGGCTTGGAAGGCCGATTGATGGAAAAAATCCTATAATTCCTCATAAAGAATTAGATATTAACGGGACACCCTTAAATCCGGTTTCAAGAGATTATCCTAGCGAATTTATTCAAACAGGGGTATCAGCAATTGATGGATTGAATACTTTAGTAAGAGGACAAAAACTTCCTGTATTTTCTGAAGCTGGATTAAGTCACAATAAGTTAGCGGCACAAATTGCAAAACAAGCTAAAGTTCTTAATGATGATTCAAAATTTGCAGTAGTTTTTGCTGCTATTGGAATTACATTTGAAGAAGCAAATTACTTTATTAATACTTTTGAAAAAGAGAATACAATTGATAGAACGGTTATGTTTATGAATCTGGCTAATGACCCAACGATTGAAAGAATTGCAACACCAAGAATGGCAATTACTGCTGCTGAGTATCTTGCTTATGAATTAGATATGCATGTATTAGTAATAATGTTAGATATTACTAATTATGCTGAGGCTTTAAGAGAAATAAGCGCAGCCAGAAAAGAAGTTTCTGGAAGAAGAGGTTATCCAGGTTATATGTATACTGACCTCGCAAGTTTATATGAACGTGCAGGTAAGATAAAAGGTAAAAAAGGTACAATTACACAATTGCCAATCTTAACAATGCCTGAGGGAGACAAAACACATCCAATTCCTGATCTAACAGGTTATATTACGGAAGGTCAAATAATTCTTTCGAGAGCATTATATATGAAGGGTGTTACGCCACCTATTGATGTATTACCTTCGTTGTCAAGATTAAAAGATAAAGGAATTGGTAAAGACAAAACAAGAGAAGACCATGCAGATGTTATGAATCAATTATTTGCTGCATACGCTAGAGGTAAGGATGCAAGAGAACTTGCTATGGTATTAGGAGAATCAGCACTTTCTAATATTGATCAAAAATATGTATTGTTTGCAAATGAGTTTGAAAAAAAGTATATTTCTCAAGGATTTAATGTTAATAGAAGCATTGAAGATACTCTTAATGTTGGGTGGGAATTATTAAGTATGTTACCAAAAACTGAGCTTAAAAGAATTGACAAAAAATACATTAAGTTATACTATATAGAGGATTGA